Genomic segment of Desulfomicrobium apsheronum:
TGGAGCGCACCCTTGAGAACATCACCTTCCAGGTGGACCGGGGCAAGGGGTTGCTGGACGCCACCAGTCGGCTGGCCCATACACCCGATGCGGATCTGCTCGAGTCCTGCGACCTGACCGCCTACTCCAAGACTCTGGCCCAGCTGGCGGATCGTTACGTGCGGTTGAAAGGCGCAGCCCTGACCCTCACGGCCCCCCCCAACGCCTTGCCCGTCTCCATGGGCGCCCTGCAGGTGCTCATGAGCGGTTACAGGGCGCTGCAATGGGCGGTAGGTACGGGCACCAAAGAAGGAGTGCTGCGTGTCGACCTTGCAGGCGGAACAGATTTTCATGTCCTGACCATTTGTCCCCCGGACGGGGTGAGTCCTGATCCGGACGGAGTCACCGCCTTGGGGGCGATGCTTGCGCCGGGTCGCGTGGAGTGGGACGGCAGTCGGCTGCGGCTCTTTTTTCCCGTTCAGTCTTGAGTTCACAATCGCGGTAGGAGCACATGGACGAACCCAGCATTTTGCTCATCGATGACGAAGAAGCTTTCGTGACCACGCTGCAAGAGCGGCTTGAAATGCGTGGATTCCCGGCCAGAGTGGCCCTTGACGGTCAAAGCGGACTGGACTTGATCGCCGAGGAACCACCCGACGTGATCGTGCTCGACCTGCGCATGCCGGGAATAAGCGGCGTGGAGGTGTTGCGCCGCATTCGCAAGCAGTGGCCCGGCCTCCCCGTGATCATGCTCAGTGGGCATGGCTC
This window contains:
- a CDS encoding response regulator, translated to MDEPSILLIDDEEAFVTTLQERLEMRGFPARVALDGQSGLDLIAEEPPDVIVLDLRMPGISGVEVLRRIRKQWPGLPVIMLSGHGSDMDFETCVHLGAAMYHKKPLDINTLIESVRAVTQGNQHPQR